The bacterium BMS3Abin14 genome contains the following window.
TGGACTCGATGACGTCGTCTATGGTGTTCTGGTTCCTGATCAGCATCATACCGATGGCGGCCAGTTCCGAAGACTGGTTCGACAGGAAGTGTATACCGTGTATCCGCCTCGTTTTCGGGTTGATCACCATCCTGACCAGTCCCTCGGTGCGTCCGGTGATAATGGCTTTGGGGATCCTTTCGAAAGAGACGGTCCTGCAGGAGCAGATCCCCTCACGCTTCATCAGCTCTTCCTCTGTCAGGCCGACACCTGAAAGCTGCGGATCGGTAAACACCGTGTAGGGGACCGCGTCGTAGTCTACCCCATCTTTCGACCCGCTCAGGGCGTTTTGGGCGCCCAGCGTCCCCTCGCGGCCGGCGGTGGTTTCGAGGCGCCGCGGCAGATCCACAACGTCACCGGCGGCGAAGATATGGGGCTGCGAAGTCTGCATGAACCCGTTGACGGCAATAGCTCCCTTTCCGTTGGTCTTTACACCGGCAATGTCGAGGGCAAGGCCGTTTGTGTTCGGGTCCTTTCCCGCCGCCAGCAGGATCTCGTCACCGCTTACGACCACTTCCTTGCCACCTGAGATATAGGAAAGGTGTTTCCTGCCGTTTTTCACCCACGCCTTCCGGTATTCGACACCCAGGGCGATGGAGATTCCCTCGCCTTCGAGTAGTTCACGGAGCCTGACTGCCAGCTCCGGCTCCGTTCCCTTGTATATCGACCCTGAACGCCTGAGCAGGGTCACATGAGTCCCGAACCTGGAGTACATCTGGGAAAATTCCAGGCCCACCGCCCCGGCGCCGATCACGATCATATCTTTGGGAGTGCGCTTTAGCTTAAGGGCCTCGATGTGGGTGAGAAAGCCCGTGTCTTCAATACCTTCGATGGCAGGAACCCTGGCTGTCGACCCGGTGGCGACGAGTAACTTTTTCCCCTCGATAGTCTTTCCGTTGACCTCGACCTGGTTGGATGAGACGAACCTTCCCTTTCCTTCAAACAGCGTGATGTTCTCAAGCCCCTTGAGGACGTGCTCGTACTTTTCACCACGCAGTTTCTCAACCATGTCCAGTTCAGCCTGGACCACTGTGGGAAAATCGAACTGATCTCTGGTCAGCCCTATCCCGGGGACGCCATGATGATCCGCCGCATGGAGGACCTCCCCGGCATACAGCAGTGCCTTGGAGGGGACACAGCCGACGTTCACGCAGGTCCCACCCAGGGGCAGTCCCACGTTGATCATGGCCGTCCTGGCACCGATATCATTGGCCTTTATGGCCGCCCCGAAACCGCCGGCCCCGCCGCCGATGATTACC
Protein-coding sequences here:
- the merA_1 gene encoding mercuric reductase → MGKYDLVIIGGGAGGFGAAIKANDIGARTAMINVGLPLGGTCVNVGCVPSKALLYAGEVLHAADHHGVPGIGLTRDQFDFPTVVQAELDMVEKLRGEKYEHVLKGLENITLFEGKGRFVSSNQVEVNGKTIEGKKLLVATGSTARVPAIEGIEDTGFLTHIEALKLKRTPKDMIVIGAGAVGLEFSQMYSRFGTHVTLLRRSGSIYKGTEPELAVRLRELLEGEGISIALGVEYRKAWVKNGRKHLSYISGGKEVVVSGDEILLAAGKDPNTNGLALDIAGVKTNGKGAIAVNGFMQTSQPHIFAAGDVVDLPRRLETTAGREGTLGAQNALSGSKDGVDYDAVPYTVFTDPQLSGVGLTEEELMKREGICSCRTVSFERIPKAIITGRTEGLVRMVINPKTRRIHGIHFLSNQSSELAAIGMMLIRNQNTIDDVIESMPVFPSMAESIKLAAISFTRDISAISCCV